The following proteins are encoded in a genomic region of Pyricularia oryzae 70-15 chromosome 6, whole genome shotgun sequence:
- a CDS encoding inositolphosphorylceramide-B C-26 hydroxylase → MPSLTLPSFTQAEVEAHNTNRSCYVTVGQNVYDVTDFLDAHPGGADLVLDYAGKDIGAILKDEDSHTHTEAAYEILEESLVGFLKPDKSFSNGKANGNGAAKGSSSGVDTPELVDAQGRPVHPRTGMSCEEDLNKETDYTGDYKKHKFLDLNKPLLMQVFLGGFSKEFYLEQVHRPRHYKGGESAPLFGNFLEPLSKTAWWVIPIVWLPPVAYGTYLASQGIESKLNLAALWCSGIALWTIIEYILHRFLFHLDKYLPDNRFAITLHFLLHGVHHYLPMDKLRLVMPPTLFFVLAFPFWKLAHFLFWYNWHVGTAIFCGGIFGYICYDLTHYFLHHKNLPLWYKDLKKYHLEHHFLDYENGFGVTSRFWDRVFGTEIVPLVKTK, encoded by the exons ATGCCGTCGCTCACACTCCCATCATTCACACAGGCCGAGGTTGAGGCGCATAACACGAACCGGTCTTGCTATGTCACAGTCGGCCAAAATGTTTACGATGTGACAGACTTCCTCGACGCTCATCCCGGTGGAGCCGATCTAGTCCTTGACTATGCTGGAAAAGACATCGGTGCCATTCTGAAGGACGAGGACTCCCACACCCACACCGAAGCAGCATACGAGATTCTCGAGGAGTCTTTGGTAGGCTTCCTCAAGCCGGACAAGAGCTTTTCCAACGGAAAGGCGAATGGCAACGGTGCCGCCAAGGGCTCATCTAGCGGTGTCGACACCCCCGAGCTTGTGGATGCCCAAGGACGCCCAGTACATCCCCGAACGGGAATGTCTTGCGAGGAGGACCTGAACAAGGAGACGGACTACACGGGAGACTACAAGAAGCACAAGTTCCTCGATCTCAACAAGCCGTTGCTGATGCAAGTATTCCTTGGAGGCTTCAGCAAGGAGTTTTACTTGGAGCAGGTCCACAGACCCAGGCATTACAAGGGTGGCGAATCTGCACCTCTTTTTGGAAACTTCTTGGAGCCGCTGAGCAAGACGGCTTGGTGGGTGATCCCCATTGTGTGGCTGCCGCCAGTCGCCTACGGAACATATCTCGCCAGCCAGGGCATCGAGAGCAAGCTCAACCTTGCAGCGCTCTGGTGCTCTGGCATCGCTCTATGGACGATCATTGAGTACATCTTGCATCGTTTCCTGTTTCACCTTGACAA GTACCTTCCAGACAATCGCTTTGCAATTACCCTCCACTTCCTTCTTCATGGCGTTCACCACTACCTCCCTATGGACAAGCTTCGTCTTGTGATGCCTCCAACCCTGTTCTTCGTCCTGGCGTTCCCATTCTGGAAGCTTGCACACTTCCTCTTTTGGTACAACTGGCACGTCGGCACGGCCATTTTCTGCGGTGGTATCTTTGGCTATATCTGCTACGACCTCACCCACTACTTCTTGCACCACAAGAATCTGCCTCTGTGGTACAAGGACTTGAAGAAATACCACCTTGAGCACCACTTCCTCGACTACGAGAATGGCTTTGGTGTAACCAGCCGCTTCTGGGATAGGGTATTTGGAACCGAGATTGTGCCTCTTGTCAAGACCAAGTAA
- a CDS encoding tRNA wybutosine-synthesizing protein 2, translating into MTTQDDAALPTTPSDLHSSRPPRPKKPKAGNPISVAVQRWTALPQVAQRLQAVAVSPTALVDSAPKRWVVYEPMALLPSGSFASDDWRVVLDERLADCADGGGDDASAPGGEMCVVGDGASPRENILRSPSGLRILYGDFGPGEALLARSPQPPRRDCGDNDDKVEEAISDRDFDLALWVSTKQNGIYQTWAPRWTMFSRGNVKEKARLLAFHDNDQSSSMRGSTAAPPWAVDLYAGIGYFVFSYAKLGMRVLCWEVNPWSVEGLRRGARRNGWKIKVVRGRRDLARPTPDLIDDDDRIVVFLESNVEAARRLRELRSSSPDDGVGFSKNVLHVNCGFLPASQPSWEGAVDIVRSTEGSWLHLHENVADHDISERGKEIETLITSHIDQARASDGDDLPRRVALEHTELRNAIKRHKGYLSPTREYLENYVTNISDRLPELADLRLANPLQTQMPHKCIQVAL; encoded by the exons ATGACCACCCAAGACGACGCAGCACTGCCCACCACACCATCAGACCTTCACTCTTCGCGGCCTccaaggcccaaaaagcccaaaGCCGGGAACCCAATCTCGGTCGCCGTGCAGAGATGGACAGCCTTGCCCCAGGTCGCCCAGAGGTTGCAGGCCGTCGCCGTCTCGCCAACGGCCCTGGTCGACTCGGCGCCGAAGCGCTGGGTCGTCTACGAGCCCATGGCTCTGCTGCCCAGCGGCAGCTTTGCATCGGATGACTGGCGCGTGGTATTGGACGAGCGCTTAGCTGACT GTGCTGATGGTGGTGGCGATGACGCATCCGCGCCGGGAGGAGAAATGTGTGTAGTAGGCGACGGCGCATCGCCGCGGGAAAACATACTGCGCAGCCCCAGCGGCCTGCGCATCCTATATGGGGATTTTGGCCCGGGGGAGGCGCTGCTAGCCCGCTCCCCCCAGCCGCCGCGACGAGATTGCGGGGACAACGACGACAAAGTCGAGGAAGCAATCTCAGACCGGGACTTTGACCTCGCCCTGTGGGTCTCGACCAAGCAAAACGGCATCTACCAGACGTGGGCGCCGCGGTGGACAATGTTCAGCCGCGGCAACGTCAAGGAGAAGGCACGACTGCTGGCTTTTCACGACAACGACCAAAGCTCGTCCATG CGAGGATCAACAGCAGCGCCGCCCTGGGCGGTGGACCTCTACGCGGGCATCGGGTACTTTGTCTTCTCGTACGCCAAGCTCGGCATGCGCGTCCTGTGCTGGGAGGTGAACCCGTGGAGCGTCGAGGGGCTGAGGAGGGGCGCCCGACGCAACGGGTGGAAGATCAAGGTGGTCAGGGGCAGGCGGGACCTGGCCAGGCCGACGCCCGACCTGatagacgacgacgaccgcATCGTCGTGTTCCTCGAGAGCAACGTCGAGGCCGCGAGGAGGCTGAGGGAGCTGCGCTCTTCTTCTCCGGACGACGGGGTGGGCTTCTCAAAAAATGTGCTTCACGTCAACTGCGGATTTCtgccagccagccagccgaGCTGGGAAGGGGCGGTGGATATCGTCCGCAGCACGGAGGGGAGCTGGCTTCATCTGCACGAGAACGTGGCCGACCACGACATTTCAGAGCGTGGCAAGGAGATCGAGACGCTGATCACAAGCCACATTGACCAAGCTAGAGCTtcggatggtgacgacctGCCCCGACGGGTAGCTCTGGAGCACACTGAGCTG CGTAATGCCATCAAGCGGCATAAAGGATATCTATCGCCGACCCGTGAATATCTCGAGAACTACGTGACT AACATATCAGACAGGTTACCTGAGCTGGCAGATTTGAGGCTAGCAAACCCTCTCCAGACCCAAATGCCGCACAAGTGCATCCAAGTTGCTTTATGA
- a CDS encoding 3-oxoacyl-[acyl-carrier-protein] reductase gives MSDDTANRRLEAISRQVSASGSADASSSASLPKLVKVAGESTAPRAAEKVVIITGANSPMGIGRATAHQFAQNGARAVYLCDFDDSHLEAHKSEITSLYGPDVDVHVRQFDASDEAAVKAVIDDAVARYGRLDVFFANAGIVGPATMFQDVDAEGFMRCLAVNTLGPFLAAKHGAAAMAKVGGGGKSVSGGSIIMTASVAGLRSNAGPTPYSASKAAVVSMAQTLSYQLTGTGVRVNAICPGLIETGMTAPLFEMARAKGNERKVGQLNPLRRAAHADEVARVALFLGSDESSYVNGQAWAVDGGLSAGHPYVPGKMS, from the exons ATGTCGGATGACACAGCAAACCGGAGGCTAGAGGCCATCAGCCGCCAAGTGTCGGCAAGCGGCTCGGCCGATGCATCGTCGTCGGCAAGTCTACCGAAGCTCGTCAAGGTAGCGGGAGAGTCGACAGCACCCAGGGCTGCGGAAAAGGTGGTCATAATCACAG GCGCCAACTCCCCCATGGGAATCGGCCGTGCCACGGCCCACCAGTTCGCCCAGAACGGCGCCCGGGCCGTCTACCTGTGCGACTTTGACGACTCGCACCTCGAGGCCCACAAGAGCGAGATTACGTCTCTGTACGGCCCCGATGTCGACGTCCACGTCCGCCAGTTCGATGCCTCTGACGAGGCGGCAGTCAAGGCCGtcatcgacgacgccgtggccCGCTACGGCCGCCTCGACGTCTTCTTCGCCAACGCGGGCATCGTTGGCCCCGCCACCATGTTCCAGgacgtcgacgccgagggcTTCATGCGCTGCCTGGCCGTCAACACGCTCGGTCCCTTTTTGGCGGCCAAGCACGGCGCGGCggccatggccaaggtcgGCGGTGGGGGCAAGTCGGTCTCAGGCGGGAGCATCATCATGACGGCGTCGGTGGCGGGCCTGCGGTCCAACGCTGGGCCGACGCCTTACTCGGCCTCCAAGGCCGCCGTCGTGTCCATGGCCCAGACGCTGTCGTACCAGCTCACGGGCACCGGCGTCCGCGTCAACGCCATCTGTCCAGGTCTGATCGAGACGGGCATGACGGCGCCCCTGTTCGAGATGGCGAGGGCCAAGGGCAACGAGAGGAAGGTCGGGCAGCTCAACCCGCTCAGGAGGGCCGCGCACGCTGACGAGGTCGCCCGCGTCGCCCTCTTCCTGGGCAGCGACGAGAGTTCATACGTCAACGGCCAGGCCTGGGCGGTGGATGGGGGTTTGAGTGCAGGGCACCCGTACGTCCCGGGCAAGATGAGCTAG
- a CDS encoding orotidine 5'-phosphate decarboxylase, with translation MANQHHPSLKTPFGTRAQSAGHPLSSYLLRLMELKQSNLCLSADVTTARELLYLAEKAGPSIVVLKTHYDLISGWDYSPKTGTGAKLAALARRFGFLIFEDRKFADIGKTVQMQYTAGTARIIEWAHITNINIHAGKDSVRALAEAAAKWRERIKYEVRTSVSVGTPLSDSFEDDEEGNGAGVGGSSSMASPPIAGSSNSGGGPPPSVYGRDADGRKGSIVSITTVTQSFEPADSPRLSKSMSGEGVDDLVFPGIEEAPLERGLLILAQMSSKGCLMTPDYTAACVEAARENRRFVMGFVAQEGLNSEADDDFLTMTPGCKLPPQGEEENGPLEGDGLGQQYNTPAKLIGLGTDIVIVGRGIIKADDPQSEAERYRRKAWSAYQERVRQ, from the coding sequence ATGGCTAATCAACACCACCCGTCCCTCAAGACGCCGTTCGGCACGCGGGCCCAGTCGGCCGGCCATCCCCTGTCGTCGTATCTGCTACGGCTCATGGAGCTCAAGCAGTCGAACCTATGCCTCAGCGCCGACGTGACGACCGCCCGCGAGCTCCTATACCTGGCCGAGAAGGCCGGCCCGTCAATCGTCGTGCTCAAGACTCACTATGACCTCATCTCGGGGTGGGACTATAGCCCCAAGACGGGGACGGGTGCCAAGCTCGCGGCGCTGGCGCGGCGGTTCGGCTTCCTGATCTTTGAGGACCGCAAGTTCGCCGACATCGGCAAGACGGTCCAGATGCAGTACACCGCCGGCACCGCACGCATCATCGAGTGGGCCCACATCACAAACATCAACATTCACGCTGGCAAGGACAGCGTGCGCGCcctggccgaggccgccgccaagTGGCGGGAGCGCATCAAGTACGAGGTCAGGACCTCGGTCTCGGTCGGCACCCCGCTGTCGGACAGCTTTGAGGACGATGAGGAGGGCAATGGCGCCGgtgtcggcggcagcagcagtatGGCGAGCCCGCCCATTGCCGGGAGCAGCAATAGCGGTGGTGGGCCGCCTCCGTCCGTGTACGGGCGCGACGCCGACGGGCGCAAGGGCAGCATCGTGTCGATTACCACGGTGACGCAGTCTTTTGAGCCGGCAGACTCACCACGGCTCTCCAAGAGCATGTCGGGCGAGGGGGTCGACGACCTCGTCTTCCCGGGCATCGAGGAGGCCCCGCTGGAGCGCGGCCTGCTGATCCTGGCCCAGATGTCGAGCAAGGGGTGCCTGATGACGCCCGACTACACGGCGGCGTGCGTCGAGGCCGCGCGGGAGAACAGGCGGTTTGTCATGGGGTTCGTGGCCCAGGAGGGCCTCAACAGCGAAGCCGACGATGACTTCCTCACCATGACGCCCGGCTGCAAGCTGCCACCGCAGGGCGAGGAGGAGAACGGCCCGCTGGAGGGCGACGGGCTGGGCCAGCAGTACAACACGCCCGCGAAGCTGATCGGCCTTGGCACTGATATCGTTATCGTGGGCAGGGGTATCATCAAGGCCGACGACCCCCAATCAGAGGCCGAGAGGTATAGACGCAAGGCATGGTCCGCATATCAAGAACGTGTGCGTCAGTGA
- a CDS encoding HET-C protein yields MAISQVRWGTVLLVLGIVLVVMPGKAAAFGAGNIPSISQVEGHNWRHGDIEDMLQTLLFLKGKKWSSKNISRVYFGNWLRDYSQAVDVGSLKGVNAETVRILVWVLSFLSFGYATAEFEVTADRLGVYRPEEHIDNPLGYGDGKDAREFDPRLRGPVDPRELEVDPRTGMKNYIANESGGWATSVGYLRFSFARCIHFGRVYTHGSRSGKEEDLCEALRCLGQALHCMEDFSAHSNYCELALRELGNHDVYPHCGTSTEINLNGRRVYPLVTGTFGAVDFLHSVIGEATDNLTQSEVDEMNEALISAQNITKPGAGDGSRSLFGSSGDSTSGFISLIDKLPGVGNGFASEARALQAESAAQDQQNQTLSRANQVPGMSPDFDAVATAKKIYPILAFRDKIVRAISDTISKIPGMEKLLERIGETLTAFVLGLLAPFVRPIINGVSKVLKDGSSGVIASSSNSQLEPWKDPSCSNPTHSMLSKDHFTNVLNSCAGRVASTVLQYVVPRVLFAWDNPGVPVDEVVNDVIRAFHHPAARNEQIDIQKQMFETVRKWSNESHHVIRLLSSESVKAGKNHVLANGQTATKSLGGHDGHAHGPTGFPAAAMRELGGHGKVSGSLWSQVKTRDMGAMSSGPSGAAAPPEPDYSTRPQADTQPSYNQPAPPATYGYGQPGQPQSYGQPQGYQPQHQQHPPQPAYGSAPYGGQSPYPPQPPYGQQPPYQQQAPYQQAPAPYGQPAPYPPQQPYPQQSPYPQQPPYGQQPPYQQQPPHGHQGGWGQYPGQRY; encoded by the exons ATGGCTATATCGCAGGTGCGATGGGGCACCGTGCTGCTCGTCTTGGGCATCGTGCTCGTCGTGATGCCGGGAAAGGCGGCGGCATTCGGCGCCGGCAACATCCCATCCATCTCTCAGGTTGAGGGCCACAACTGGCGACATGGAG ATATTGAGGATATGCTTCAGACTCTCCTATTCCTCAAAGGGAAGAAATGGTCTTCCAAGAACATTTCACGCGTCTACTTTGGCAACTGGCTTCGAGACTACTCTCAAGCTGTCGATGTTGGAAGTCTGAAGGGAGTCAACGCGGAGACTGTCAGGATCTTGGTCTGGGTCCTTTCGTTCCTCTCTTTTGGTTACGCCACGGCAGAATTTGAAGTGACCGCAGATCGCCTCGGAGTGTACCGACCTGAGGAACACATCGACAACCCTCTTGGCTATGGCGACGGCAAGGATGCACGCGAGTTTGATCCTCGGCTTCGCGGCCCCGTCGATCCTCGCGAGCTTGAAGTGGATCCCCGAACCGGAATGAAGAACTACATCGCCAACGAGAGCGGTGGCTGGGCTACTAGTGTGGGCTATCTTAGGTTCAGTTTTGCTCGCTGCATCCACTTTGGTCGCGTTTATACGCACGGCAGCCGGTCGGGAAAGGAGGAGGATCTCTGTGAGGCTTTGAGATGTCTTGGGCAGGCTTTGCACTGCATGGAG GACTTTTCGGCACACTCCAACTACTGTGAGCTGGCTTTACGAGAGCTTGGTAACCATGATGTGTACCCTCACTGCGGTACTTCGACCGAGATCAATTTGAATGGCCGTCGGGTGTATCCTCTTGTGACTG GTACATTCGGAGCGGTTGACTTTTTGCATTCGGTGATTGG cGAGGCCACGGACAATTTAACCCAGTCTGAAGTTGACGAGATGAACGAAGCTCTGATTTCAGCACAAAACATAACAAAGCCGGGCGCAGGTGATGGGAGTCGATCGTTGTTTGGATCCTCTGGGGACAGTACCAGCGGTTTTATATCACTCATTGACAAACTTCCCGGAGTCGGCAATGGATTCGCTAGTGAGGCCAGGGCTCTTCAAGCCGAGTCAGCTGCTCAGGATCAACAGAACCAAACACTGAGCCGGGCCAACCAAGTCCCCGGAATGAGTCCTGATTTCGATGCTGTAGCAACAGCCAAGAAGATTTATCCTATCCTTGCTTTCAGGGACAAGATAGTCAGAGCTATCAGCGACACTATCTCCAAGATTCCTGGTATGGAGAAGCTGCTCGAACGTATCGGTGAAACTCTCACTGCTTTCGTTCTTGGTCTGCTGGCGCCGTTTGTGCGCCCCATCATCAATGGTGTGTCGAAGGTTTTGAAAGATGGTTCGTCTGGTGTGATTGCCAGCTCTTCAAATTCCCAGCTTGAGCCATGGAAGGATCCATCATGCTCTAACCCAACGCATTCCATGCTG AGCAAAGACCACTTCACAAACGTCCTGAACTCTTGCGCCGGTCGTGTTGCGTCGACGGTGCTTCAATACGTTGTCCC ACGCGTCCTTTTCGCATGGGATAACCCGGGCGTGCCTGTAGACGAGGTCGTCAACGACGTTATCCGAGCCTTTCACCATCCCGCAGCTCGCAATGAACAGATCGATATTCAAAAACAGATGTTCGAGACAGTGAGGAAGTGGTCTAATGAGTCTCACCATGTCATCCGTCTCCTGTCCTCGGAGAGTGTCAAGGCGGGCAAGAACCACGTCCTCGCCAACGGCCAAACGGCGACCAAGTCTCTCGGTGGACACGACGGACACGCCCATGGCCCTACAGGGTTCCCCGCAGCCGCTATGCGGGAGCTGGGAGGACATGGCAAAGTCTCAGGCTCTCTCTGGTCTCAGGTCAAGACTCGTGACATGGGCGCCATGAGCAGCGGGCCTTCAGGAGCGGCAGCGCCCCCGGAGCCCGACTATTCGACCCGGCCGCAGGCAGACACTCAGCCTTCTTATAACCAGCCGGCACCTCCTGCGACATATGGCTATGGTCAGCCTGGCCAGCCGCAGTCCTACGGTCAACCCCAGGGATACCAGCCGCAGCACCAGCAACATCCTCCTCAGCCTGCATATGGCAGCGCCCCATACGGTGGACAATCACCGTACCCACCGCAACCTCCGTACGGGCAGCAGCCTCCTTACCAGCAGCAAGCTCCATATCAACAAGCGCCGGCGCCGTACGGACAGCCGGCACCATACCCGCCACAGCAGCCATACCCGCAACAATCGCCATATCCTCAACAGCCTCCATACGGCCAGCAGCCGCCGTACCAACAGCAGCCTCCTCATGGACACCAGGGAGGTTGGGGACAGTATCCAGGCCAGAGGTACTGA
- a CDS encoding RNA splicing factor Pad-1 — translation MSHLDVEALLDAAANGADSSKDKKATSNGDSHTNGDRSERGDRSSRHDRDRSPRDSSRDRRRRGSRTPKSEADRTPRSDAGSSTHKSRRRSRSRDRDSRRSRRHRGGEGDYYRGARSRSRSPNRYYRPRDNRRDRDDDRRGSHRGRDDDRRRARRGSRSRDPSPPALTEDERDRRTVFVQQLAARLRTRELKEFFEKAGPVAEAQIVKDRVSNRSKGVGYVEFKTEESVAAALQLTGQKLLGIPVIVQPTEAEKNRAVKTESTGTQQTSVPFHRLYVGNIHFSITEQDLQNVFEPFGELEFVQLQKDDSGRSRGYGFVQFRDATQAREALEKMNGFDLAGRPIRVGLGNDKFTPESTANLLRGFQGPNGQQQYQGSAFSGSGGRGAAGQPSNFDRAGGRDNDKGSGASALDDTDVAGVNFNNFSRDALMRKLARTDEPSTTQPERQILKPRTEVKPLPINNVNQASRCVVLHNMFDPAEEEGDDWVKELEEDVRQEAEEKYGHVVHISLDPNSQGDIYLKFDRVQGGENAIKGLNGRYFGGRMITAAPVVDAFYSSLFSRTKAI, via the exons atgtCACATTTGGACGTAGAAGCGTTGTTGGACGCCGCAGCTAACGGCGCGGACAGtagcaaggacaagaaggccACCTCCAATGGCGACAGCCACACGAATGGCGACCGCAGCGAACGCGGTGATCGGAGCTCCCGTCACGACCGGGACAGGTCCCCGCGCGACTCCTCGCGCGACCGTCGACGTCGCGGCAGCCGGACGCCCAAGAGCGAGGCTGACCGGACCCCCCGAAGCGACGCGGGCAGCAGTACTCATAAAAGCAGGCGtcgcagccgcagccgcgACAGAGATTCTCGCCGCTCGCGTCGTCACAGGGGAGGAGAGGGCGACTACTACCGCGGCGCCCGCTCCCGCTCCCGCTCGCCGAACCGCTACTACAGACCTAGGGATAATCGCCGCGACCGCGACGACGACAGGCGCGGCTCGCATCGCGGCCGAGACGACGACCGCCGACGTGCCCGTAGGGGTAGCAGGTCTAGGGACCCCAGCCCCCCTGCGCTGACTGAGGATGAGCGTGATCGTCGTACAGTGTTTGTTCAACAGCTTGCCGCTCGTCTACGTACCCGAGAGCTCAAGGAGTTCTTTGAGAAGGCTGGTCCAGTTGCTGAGGCTCAGATTGTCAAGGACCGCGTCAGTAACAGGTCCAAGGG AGTCGGCTACGTTGAATTCAAGACCGAGGAatccgttgctgctgcgCTTCAGCTCACTGGTCAAAAACTCCTAGGTATCCCCGTCATAGTGCAGCCGAccgaggccgagaagaaTCGTGCCGTCAAGACGGAGTCCACCGGAACCCAGCAGACTTCGGTCCCATTCCATCGCTTGTACGTTGGCAACATACACTTCAGTATCACTGAGCAGGACCTCCAGAACGTTTTTGAACCTTTTGGTGAGCTCGAGTTTGTTCAACTTCAAAAGGACGACAGCGGCCGTAGCAGAGGCTACGGGTTTGTGCA ATTCCGTGACGCTACCCAAGCTCGTGAGGCTTTAGAGAAAATGAATGGGTTTGATCTAGCAGGTCGTCCCATCCGCGTTGGCCTTGGCAACGATAAGTTCACCCCCGAATCTACGGCCAACCTGCTGCGGGGATTCCAGGGCCCCAATGGACAGCAGCAGTATCAAGGTTCCGCGTTCTCGGGATCTGGTGGTAGAGGAGCTGCCGGTCAGCCTTCCAAttttgaccgcgctgggggaCGAGACAACGACAAGGGTAGCGGCGCCAGTGCTCTGGATGACACTGACGTCGCTGGTGTCAACTTCAACAATTTTAGCCGAGATGCTCTCATGAGAAAACTTGCAAGAACTGACGAACCCTCCACCACGCAACCTGAGAGACAGATTCTCAAACCCAGAACTGAGGTTAAGCCCCTGCCTATCAACAATGTTAACCAGGCCAGTCGCTGTGTGGTACTTCACAATATGTTTGATCCTGCCGA AGAAGAAGGCGACGACTGGGTCAAGGAGCTTGAAGAAGATGTCCGgcaggaggccgaggagaagTATGGGCATGTTGTGCACATTTCTCTGGACCCCAACTCGCAGGGCGATATCTACCTAAAATTCGACCGAGTGCAGGGAGGCGAGAACGCCATCAAGGGTCTCAATGGCCGCTACTTTGGCGGCCGTATGATTACTGCTGCGCCTGTGGTAGACGCATTCTACAGCAGTTTGTTCTCGCGCACAAAAGCTATCTAA
- a CDS encoding protein phosphatase 1K yields MAPPLRSSAIARARVGAPQQWTSRSRQSMPMRNATTHDDPNTDTLTAMMSFISTLVYASSHSCRRCHPQSHFHLHRRHRVPVAQRPDRSDSFISYISNSRSSLSTSYQQRRHFHNYFVTHLPSSSVHPDPRMRSGPHHKLPRSASTPHTPGPDEASPAAAPEPIRSPAARELTVVRIPLRSAKHHFGAHNSRGQRKYNEDTNQAGTIDLPAFARRVPVSLSRSSARNTGEGSVADSKSSGDPQIFYFGVFDGHGGTECSEFLRDELHGYIEDAAVQFGLGSSLRRDSQSGSANSSVSGGWVSGDEGTDARQHDDKKRGVDMKGPEDVKSRMNIPEPNQEGRIVGRKPPTSEPIESVDPQPVTADVPAALRLERELLSEYKDTVGGYFRRFKPAHFSITKSSLDSTSDPSADAGETPGTDVTIESVLTYAFLRADLDFITAQARKPDPDDPKLAESPVNNDEVLGAPHHVAPNSGRRHRIGGPTRFKGGSTASVALISTPTPAPFWQPSASSTLLVAHVGDTRALLCETATGLARALTSDHHPSSPAEARRLSRFLGSSVATDSFGEERFSGLANSRAFGDLQSKRVGVSAEPELCRTEMGPAEYSFLVLVSDGVSGSLSDQEIVDVVKEAKTPEQGGRDVVDYATEVSADGDNATCLVVRLGGWERRSEGGLGSLGTKEIRDIRRTEAQNPRGRRR; encoded by the coding sequence ATGGCTCCTCCATTACGTTCCTCGGCTATAGCGAGAGCGAGAGTCGGAGCGCCGCAGCAATGGACATCCAGGTCGAGGCAGTCAATGCCGATGAGGAATGCCACAACACACGACGACCCCAACACCGACACACTCACCGCCATGATGAGCTTCATCTCCACGTTGGTCTACGCTTCGTCACATAGCTGCCGTCGTTGTCACCCTCAGTCGCACTTCCACCTCCACAGAAGACATCGGGTGCCAGTAGCTCAACGGCCAGATAGGAGCGACAGCTTCATCAGTTACATCAGCAACAGCCGCAGCTCTTTGAGCACCTCATACCAACAACGCCGCCACTTCCACAACTACTTCGTGACCCACCTCCCCTCATCCTCCGTCCACCCGGATCCTCGCATGCGCTCCGGCCCACACCACAAGCTCCCACGCAGCGCCTCAACGCCGCACACTCCCGGCCCGGACGAGGCCAGTCCAGCCGCCGCCCCGGAACCAATCAGGTCGCCGGCCGCTCGCGAGCTGACAGTCGTGCGCATCCCGCTGCGCAGCGCCAAGCACCACTTTGGCGCCCACAATTCGCGCGGTCAGCGCAAGTACAACGAGGACACCAACCAGGCCGGCACCATCGACCTGCCGGCCTTTGCGAGGCGTGTCCCCGTCAGCCTGTCGCGCTCTTCTGCCAGGAACACGGGTGAAGGGAGCGTCGCGGATAGCAAGAGCAGTGGAGATCCACAGATATTCTATTTTGGCGTCTTCGACGGCCACGGTGGCACCGAATGTTCGGAGTTTCTCCGGGATGAGCTGCATGGCTACATCGAGGACGCTGCCGTGCAGTTTGGGTTGGGGAGCAGTCTTCGCAGGGACTCACAGAGTGGCAGCGCCAACAGTAGTGTTAGCGGTGGTTGGGTTTCTGGAGATGAAGGGACCGACGCAAGGCAGCACGACGACAAGAAGCGAGGGGTGGACATGAAAGGACCCGAAGACGTTAAGTCGCGTATGAACATCCCCGAACCTAACCAGGAGGGTCGCATCGTTGGCCGGAAGCCTCCGACGTCAGAGCCGATAGAAAGTGTTGATCCCCAACCGGTAACTGCAGACGTTCCGGCAGCGCTACGGCTCGAACGTGAACTGCTCAGCGAATACAAGGACACGGTCGGGGGCTACTTCCGACGCTTCAAACCTGCCCACTTCAGTATCACCAAGAGCTCACTGGACTCAACCTCAGACCCATCAGCCGATGCGGGCGAGACACCAGGCACGGACGTCACCATCGAGTCGGTGCTGACCTACGCCTTCCTCCGGGCCGACCTGGACTTCATCACGGCCCAAGCCCGTAAGCCGGACCCGGATGACCCCAAGCTTGCCGAGTCGCCTGTCAACAACGACGAGGTCCTCGGTGCTCCCCATCACGTGGCCCCAAACTCTGGGCGCCGACACCGCATCGGCGGTCCCACGCGCTTCAAGGGCGGCTCGACGGCTTCGGTCGCTCTCATCTCGACTCCGACGCCCGCCCCCTTCTGGCAGCCGTCGGCCAGCAGCACCCTCCTGGTGGCGCACGTCGGCGATACGCGCGCGTTGCTCTGTGAGACGGCCACGGGTCTCGCCCGCGCTTTGACCTCGGACCACCACCCGTCATCACCCGCCGAGGCCCGGCGCCTTAGCCGGTTCCTCGGCTCCAGCGTCGCCACCGACTCGTTCGGCGAGGAGcgcttcagcggcctggcCAACTCGCGCGCCTTTGGCGACCTGCAGAGCAAGCGCGTCGGTGTCTCGGCCGAGCCCGAATTGTGCCGCACCGAGATGGGCCCTGCCGAGTACAGCTTCCTCGTCCTGGTCAGCGACGGCGTCTCGGGCTCGCTGTCGGATCAGGAGATTGTCGACGTTGTCAAGGAGGCCAAGACGCCCGAGCAGGGCGGCCGCGACGTTGTCGACTACGCCACAGAGGTCTCAGCCGACGGCGACAATGCCACCTGCCTCGTCGTGCGTCTCGGCGGTTGGGAGCGCCGGAGCGAGGGTGGGCTCGGAAGCCTCGGCACCAAGGAGATACGCGATATCCGCAGGACCGAAGCACAGAACCCAAGAGGGAGGAGAAGGTGA